In the genome of Raphanus sativus cultivar WK10039 chromosome 9, ASM80110v3, whole genome shotgun sequence, the window aattaataattatttttgtatctCGGGTGTTCTCGTGCCATGACTCTATGTTGGGAACACCTAAGATATCATTATGTTAAAAAGAGAGTACATAACCATAGAAATGAGGCTCAAGTTGCAACCAAAATCTATGTATTGATCTATATCAATGTTTCTGGTTAACATTTCAACTCCTTTGTCAAACCTGTTTCCAATAAGCCGGTTCTCCAGCttcttaatatacatataatcaAATAACAAGTCTGCTGACACAAAGCAACAATAAGGCTAGTTTTGATTAATAAGTACCTCGACTTCATCTGTTGGTTACTCAACTATCCAACAGTATTCATTTCAATCTCCTCAACCTATGGAGACCATTTTGTATAAGCattatcttcttttctttcaaagTATGAGTTCTTAAATATCGAGCATATTTCATAAAAACAGAGTTAGGTCATCCAAAAACTTCTTGCCATTTGGCGGCGGGATGAGATTCTGTGTTGTTGTGACCAAACCTTTTAATAAGCTATTCTTTGTTCATCTAAAGAGAGGGTAATggttattatttctttttttgtaatccTGAAAGAGGAAATATAACTCGAACACCTGGATTGCAATTTCCAAATGGGTACCATGTTAGATTCGGTAAGAAAGATATCTTAGATGAAGTTGGgaggttgttcaaaaaaaaaaaaaaagatgaagttGGGAGAAGTTCTGAtgaatacaattttatatgtcTAGTGCCCTATGTAAAAGAATACTTTTGTATATAGATGAAGTACTATAATGAGATTAAGTACCTTCAATCCAACAATATTGTTTTATGTACTTCtgattttttaaatgtaatacactcttttgtttctttcccCTTTTTTACACGACAAATTTAGTAATGTACATGTATGTTATAAAAGGTATAAGAGAGGTCAAAGGCAAAAAGAACAAACAAATTATCTGTTACAAGAACACATATAAAAGTTTTTAGAGTATAATGATGATGACCATGATTAACAGGTCCATTTAGAAGTAGGGAAACAGCTGAGGCGATGACACCATTTGCAATGTTTGTTACCATTCTCTCCTTTGAAAAGCATCACTGATCCAACGGTTAAACAAACCACAAGTATAAGGGCCGCAACTAAGAACAGAACGTACTGGTAGATGCTATACTTGCGTTTGGTAAGGGAAGTAGTGTTGGTGCGGGAACTTTCCCAACCGTGCTGTGGCCGGATAAGGAGGATAAAACCGAGGCAGAACCCGGTTATAAACCCGCCGATATGTGCGAAATTGTCGACGCGAGGAAGCAAGCCTAGTCCTAAGTTGATTGCTATGATGAATAGGAGTGTGAACAGAGCAGCCGCCTgccaaaaaaagaacaaaaccgATAAAAAACCAAAGTTACGTTCTGGTCTAAACCGGTTTAGCTGAAAGGACAATTATAAGTACCTTGTTGGCATAGATAGTCCAATTAGTGAGAAGCTCGGATAGCATTGCTCCAAGAAGTCCAAAGAGAGCACCGGAAGCACCAACAGAGATACTTTCTTGAAGGAAAAGAGACGAGAGTATGCTTCCACCAAGACCAGAGATTAAGTAGATAAGCCCGACTCTTACTGTACGGAACCAAAGATCAAATGTCTCACTTGGAGATTACTAAGGGATTGTATGTAGGTGAGAGGCAAGAGAACTTACT includes:
- the LOC108824020 gene encoding RHOMBOID-like protein 2; translated protein: MANRDVEREVKQNNINSNNNNYFYDESSIDTHWTSWLVPLIVVANLAVFVAVMFVNDCPKKINGPNKACVARFLGRFSFQPLRENPLFGPSSSTLEKMGALEWRKVVHEHQGWRLVTCMWLHAGIIHLLTNMLSLIFIGIRLEQQFGFIRVGLIYLISGLGGSILSSLFLQESISVGASGALFGLLGAMLSELLTNWTIYANKAAALFTLLFIIAINLGLGLLPRVDNFAHIGGFITGFCLGFILLIRPQHGWESSRTNTTSLTKRKYSIYQYVLFLVAALILVVCLTVGSVMLFKGENGNKHCKWCHRLSCFPTSKWTC